Proteins encoded by one window of Desulfobulbaceae bacterium:
- a CDS encoding phosphatase PAP2 family protein — MFCASFFTIITWLGSLYLLLPLLAIFSIVLLRAGKVREALWLGSSLLVTVIVAHVIKLIFRRPRPDSPDLLVPMPSDWSFPSAHTAQATAFFLVVTIVAVRLLPSAWAVICAIVCGLIIVCVGWSRVYLQVHYLSDVVAGCALAIILVAVVHALLPY, encoded by the coding sequence ATGTTTTGTGCTTCTTTTTTTACCATCATTACCTGGCTTGGCTCACTGTATTTGCTCCTGCCTCTGCTTGCGATCTTCTCGATTGTTCTGCTCAGGGCAGGGAAGGTACGTGAAGCGTTGTGGTTGGGGTCGAGTCTTTTGGTGACAGTGATTGTGGCCCATGTGATCAAGTTAATCTTTCGCAGACCAAGGCCGGACTCCCCCGATCTTTTGGTTCCGATGCCTTCAGACTGGTCGTTTCCCAGCGCCCATACTGCCCAGGCTACAGCCTTCTTTTTGGTTGTTACTATTGTTGCTGTCCGCTTGCTGCCATCGGCATGGGCTGTGATCTGTGCCATTGTCTGTGGGCTGATCATTGTCTGTGTCGGTTGGTCGCGGGTCTACCTGCAGGTCCATTATCTGTCTGATGTGGTAGCAGGTTGCGCCCTGGCTATTATTCTCGTTGCCGTAGTTCACGCGCTCCTTCCTTAT
- a CDS encoding DUF1232 domain-containing protein: MALQLADSLDFTEFHMKNIVVLITGILSLMYLFNFGSGFLELIPDNIPFVGNMDEATAMVLLLNCLRYFGINLFDIFERKS, encoded by the coding sequence TTGGCACTTCAACTGGCGGATAGCCTAGATTTTACAGAATTTCACATGAAAAACATCGTCGTTTTGATAACAGGGATCTTGTCTTTAATGTACCTTTTTAATTTTGGCTCAGGATTTCTTGAGTTGATTCCCGACAATATTCCTTTTGTTGGTAATATGGATGAAGCAACAGCTATGGTGTTACTCTTAAATTGCTTGCGTTATTTTGGCATCAATTTGTTTGATATCTTTGAGAGAAAAAGTTGA